A region of the Mus musculus strain C57BL/6J chromosome X, GRCm38.p6 C57BL/6J genome:
ATCTCTTCCCTAAGCCTTTCCAACTCATCTACGCCTCTTATCACTTCTTCGGGGTTCAGATGCCTTGCGGGAGTGTCCTCTTTGGGCTCTGGGCTGGGTTCAGCAGGCTCTCCTCTATGGCTCCCTTCAGTTTCCTCCCTCACATTTTCTCCAGAAGCCTGAAGAGTTTCTCCTGCCTGCTGTGGTGGATCTTCTGAAGGATGGCCTTCGTCTGCTTTTGGTGTGTTCTGGGGTGTTCCTTCGTTCTCGTCACAAGACTTTTGCATGTTgattattttc
Encoded here:
- the Tceal8 gene encoding transcription elongation factor A protein-like 8, whose amino-acid sequence is MQKSCDENEGTPQNTPKADEGHPSEDPPQQAGETLQASGENVREETEGSHRGEPAEPSPEPKEDTPARHLNPEEVIRGVDELERLREEIRRVRNKFVLMHWKQRHSRSRPYPVCFRP